The DNA region CATTGTCCTTCTCCAGGTCGTGCCAGGACCTGATGGGGGTCTTCAGCTCGTCCCCCACCACCATGCCAGGGCCCTGTGTTGCTGGGCCGCCGATAAAGGTCATGATCCGAGCGCCCGTGTTGGGGAAGGTGCACTGTGGGTAAAAAGCACAGATCCTGTGTGACGCGATGCCAACGTGTGAACGCTGCTGAGTTAcacccccccaaacccccaccTCACCTCCAGCAGGCCCACGGCGATGGACATGGCCACGCCAAGCGAGCGCAGTGGCCTCTTCCCCTGAGTGACGGGCCACGGGTCGCGCTGCAGCTCCCCCAGCAGGTCAG from Plectropomus leopardus isolate mb unplaced genomic scaffold, YSFRI_Pleo_2.0 unplaced_scaffold85992, whole genome shotgun sequence includes:
- the LOC121940401 gene encoding protein transport protein Sec23A-like translates to MNLTDLLGELQRDPWPVTQGKRPLRSLGVAMSIAVGLLECTFPNTGARIMTFIGGPATQGPGMVVGDELKTPIRSWHDLEKDNAKFTKKATK